CAGCCTGGGCAGTGAATAGGATGGCATTGAGCATCATGATCACACCAACAGGCACGCTAGTCTTCAGAGCAGCCAGACTCACTATCCAGCCGCTGAGCAGAAccgggagggaaggagagagagggacagtcacAAAAAGAGACATAGTGGGAGTGTGAAGAAGGATAGGTGTGTGAGGAATGTACTGTGTAGGAGATTTAACATTATAAAAAGGTCAAGTAAAACTACAATAGTAATTGTAACAGTCATAAGATAGTCCTAGACAATGGTTGGCTTGTTTGTGGCACGTACCTGAAACCCCATCCAGGAATGCCAATGGTCATGATGACATAGACAATCACTTGGATGAAAAAAATGAAGAAGAAGGCGAAGAAGTTGAAGGAGCTGTCACTCCTGAAAGGAAAAATGCATTTATAGGTTCACTTAACCTGATATAAACAGAAGGAATCTAAATAGATCTGTTTTGTAATGATAAGCCCCTAAATTCAAATTGTCCAATTGTAACCACCTGAAGGCTTTGTACACAGGCCTGTACCAACAGACGAAGGAGCAGGGGGTGAAGAGGAGGACCCAGAGGATGGCGAGGCCCAGCCCAACACCACCAGAAGTGTCCACACAGAACAGACTCAGGCAGGAAATTAAGTTAAATGCCAGTGTGCAGGCAGTGactaggagagggggagagaatgaaGACAAAAGGAAGAATGTTGGATGGGTGAAGTGAGGAGGGAGAGCAAGGGAGTGAATGAGAGCATGACAAGTGAGGGGAAGAAAGGGAGTGAAGAGTAGAAAAGGGGGTAAAGAGAAAGGAGATAATGGAGGTGATAGAGATGCAGACCAGAGATGGATAGGTATGTAGGCAAAATAAGAAGAGAAAGGTAAGGAGGTCAGAACTACAGTTTGGATACTAGAGCACTTTAAAGTTGTATTGGAAAGGGAAAAGGATAAAGAGATAAAGGTACACTGACTGCACACAGGTCCACTTTGTGATTATAATGTATCACTTTTAAATTGGTGTAAATTAATTTGAGAAATCTCCACTTTTTAACAGTGTCATTAACTATTAGGTAACTTTCTTAACGGCTAAACATTTTCGTTAATCATTTAATCTGAGCATTACTATCATCATTCTTTCATGAAAGTGGTACTTGTTACAGATGACTTCACCAGACAGGCCGAAGACAGCCAGCCAGGCACAGACGGGGAAACTTACACATCCAGTAGTAATACATGATAGAGACAGTGCGTTGGAAGCTCTGGCTGATCTCCATGTTGATGTCTTGGTAGAAGCAGGGTCCCACAGGGCAGAAAGTGGGCAGGGGAGGCCAGTTATTCTGACGAGCTGACAGAGAGATGAGGCAGTTAGGAACCAGCGCAAGGTAATCCTCCCACCTACGATCTTACCTTCATTAACACAACCACCACCCCCCTCCATCATTTCATATCAGACTTCTGGATCCACTTTTTCCTCTTAAACCAATCTctatcatcaccaccacctcACTCTCTTACTGGCTCCAGGGCCAAGGGCGTATGAATTcagctccctctccctcctctccagctCACGGGCTTTCTTCTCCAGCTCTTCCTGCTTCTTCAGGAGTTCTGCTGTGGTGGCGTTGACAGCTGTCTgctaaagagagagaaaaggacaaCGTCAGGCTTTAATGCAGAGCTGAATATAGCTCCATATATCTTAGTAGATTAACTTGATTTAGTAGAAATTAGTCTGATAAGTTCAGGTGCTCCATGTCAAGCTAGTAAATAAACATGGGGGAAATGAATTCACACACAGAGATATGAGTTGCTTGTCTAGGAGTATTATTTATAGCTGTATAGGGTTTGTTCTATAACCTGCACAGGTGACTCCTGAGAAATGTGTCATACATATGAAACAAGTACCTGGGGGGTGAAGGAGGTGCCATAGTTGCGGGGCTCTGTAGGCGTAGTCCTGCTGGGTGGGGTTGTTGCAGGAACAACGGGTTGGGGGGCGGATGGGGAGGTGGCTGCATAGGCTGGTGGTGGGGGCTAGAGAGTGCAAGACAATAAGAACTCAACCTATATCATTACCAATAACGTTTATAATGATCACAAACAAAGAGTGGCTTAGAGCATATCCCAAAAAATCTGAAAGGAGTGGTGCATCCGGGCATGATACCACATCCAATTGCTTGGAATGTAGTGGCATTCCTGCTACTCTGCTGAAACTCATACCATACTGCATTACCATTAATGCATATACTTAATCTCCAAAGCATCCGTATTCTGAAAAAAACACAACTACACATCTCTTACCCCATTTTTATTGTCAAATGGGTTGTAAAGATCCAGTGTGGCATACTCAGTGTTGCTGCTGTGTTGGGTCACTGCAGGGTCCTGACATAGACAAGATAAACATCACAAACAGAACATCATAAAAGCAATCACTCTGGCTACGTCATAGAGATCCTATTCAATTCCTATTAATATATCATCTTATTCGAACTGCTAATTCTATGGGtcacatcctaaatggcaccctatatggTTCAGTACTTTCAAAATTTTacactatgtatggaatagggtCGCATTTGGGAAGTAGCCTTGATCACATAAGTATCAATAGGGCAGCTTTCATTCAATGAGCCCTTTGGAACATGTTTTAATGTACAGCTACTAAATAGATTCTTAGAATAGCCTGGTTAAGCAGCATCACATGTCATAAGTAACAGCACGTCTGCTATTACGTCAGTGCAACAGGCGAAACATCAAACACCTTTTTCATCAACATTGTAGCTAaatgaataaaataacagtagctaaATATTTGCCGTTTgcatttcatatatatatatttcacctttatttaaccaggtaggctagttctgcccctcaacaaggcagttaacccactgttcctaggccgtcattgaaaataagaattttttATTAACTGaattacctagttaaataaaggtaaactgAAAAAAAagaacaggttctcatttacaactgcgacctggccaagatagagcaaagcagtgcgacaaaaacaagtTACACATTGGATAAACAATATCACCTGGAATGGGTTGTGGGCGTCGCCTGGTTCCGAAAAACTTGTGTATTTTGACATTTTTTACAGAAATGGTGTATGCCCGACCTACTCTGTTCAAATAGAAAACCTATCTACTGACACTAGGCTAACAGTTAGCCTCTGAAATAACTGGAAACAGGTTATTTTCTGCTgacttggttagctagctagctagtagtagCAAGCCACGGCCCCTCCCTAgtttaaaacaaaaaaaaacagttcAGATGTTATGGCTGTATCAGGAGTGTCATCGTCTAACTAACCGGTTATTAATAGATTTCAATTTAAGATGTATCGCCAAATATAACACAACTGTAACCTAGCTAGAAAGTTAACAACATAGCAAGATCGCTGTCCTGGCTACCTAACGTTATCTGTTATCAACCGAAAACGTTGCCGCAATCTGTCAAGATATTGCCGAAATGTGTATCTATTGATTTAATTGACTTGGCTAGCTATATCCTTGTTTATTAGTTAAACCCGTTTCTCCTTCAACCGTATTTCTTTGGCGGATTCACTTTGTTATTGCCTGCAAAAATTGGCCGCTGTAGAAACAAACGTGATCCAGGAAGTAATATCATGTGACTGCGGCGACAGAAAAAGCACGTGGGAAGTGAGGGGGGCGTGTGCTTTTGTGAGTGGCCAAAATGATACCCGCCGCATTTTCGAACGTTTCTATTagctgatatacagtgcattcggaaagtattcag
This region of Salvelinus namaycush isolate Seneca chromosome 32, SaNama_1.0, whole genome shotgun sequence genomic DNA includes:
- the scamp3 gene encoding secretory carrier-associated membrane protein 3 isoform X1 gives rise to the protein MSKYTSFSEPGDAHNPFQDPAVTQHSSNTEYATLDLYNPFDNKNGPPPPAYAATSPSAPQPVVPATTPPSRTTPTEPRNYGTSFTPQQTAVNATTAELLKKQEELEKKARELERRERELNSYALGPGATRQNNWPPLPTFCPVGPCFYQDINMEISQSFQRTVSIMYYYWMFTACTLAFNLISCLSLFCVDTSGGVGLGLAILWVLLFTPCSFVCWYRPVYKAFRSDSSFNFFAFFFIFFIQVIVYVIMTIGIPGWGFSGWIVSLAALKTSVPVGVIMMLNAILFTAQAAMGVVMLKRVHSLYRQTGASFVKAQAEFATGVMSNQAVRQAAANATASAAQGAFTGVAR
- the scamp3 gene encoding secretory carrier-associated membrane protein 3 isoform X2, whose translation is MSKYTSFSEPGDAHNPFQDPAVTQHSSNTEYATLDLYNPFDNKNGPPPPAYAATSPSAPQPVVPATTPPSRTTPTEPRNYGTSFTPQTAVNATTAELLKKQEELEKKARELERRERELNSYALGPGATRQNNWPPLPTFCPVGPCFYQDINMEISQSFQRTVSIMYYYWMFTACTLAFNLISCLSLFCVDTSGGVGLGLAILWVLLFTPCSFVCWYRPVYKAFRSDSSFNFFAFFFIFFIQVIVYVIMTIGIPGWGFSGWIVSLAALKTSVPVGVIMMLNAILFTAQAAMGVVMLKRVHSLYRQTGASFVKAQAEFATGVMSNQAVRQAAANATASAAQGAFTGVAR